One segment of Acidovorax sp. DW039 DNA contains the following:
- a CDS encoding ABC transporter ATP-binding protein, translating into MDKPEPPLLQVTGLSRAFGGVQAVDQVSFDLAAGEMLALIGPNGAGKSTTFNMVGGQLRPDAGRVRLGDVDITGLPPRTIWRKGVGRTFQIAETFASLTVLENVQMALLSADRSIYRFWHRAGLHRRDDALALLAQVGMQAQAERPCSALAYGDVKRVELAMALAHGPRLLLMDEPTAGMAPAERLALMALTRQIARERRMGVLFTEHSMDVVFGQADRVLVLVRGRLLAEGTPEQIQADARVQDAYLGAGFDAGEAA; encoded by the coding sequence GTGGATAAGCCAGAGCCGCCCCTGCTGCAAGTCACTGGCCTCAGCCGCGCCTTTGGTGGCGTGCAGGCGGTCGATCAGGTCAGTTTTGATCTGGCCGCAGGCGAAATGCTTGCCCTCATTGGCCCCAACGGTGCAGGCAAGTCCACCACCTTCAACATGGTGGGCGGCCAGTTGCGGCCCGATGCGGGCCGCGTGCGGCTGGGCGATGTGGACATCACCGGCCTGCCGCCGCGCACCATCTGGCGCAAGGGCGTGGGCCGCACCTTCCAGATTGCCGAGACCTTTGCATCGCTGACGGTGCTGGAGAACGTGCAGATGGCGCTGCTGTCGGCCGACCGCAGCATCTACCGCTTCTGGCACCGGGCAGGCCTGCATCGGCGTGACGATGCCCTGGCCCTGCTGGCGCAGGTGGGCATGCAGGCCCAGGCCGAGCGCCCCTGCAGCGCCCTGGCCTATGGCGATGTGAAACGCGTGGAGCTGGCCATGGCCCTGGCCCACGGCCCGCGCCTGCTGCTGATGGACGAGCCCACCGCAGGCATGGCCCCGGCCGAGCGCCTCGCTCTGATGGCGCTGACCCGCCAGATCGCCCGCGAGCGCCGCATGGGCGTGCTGTTCACCGAGCACAGCATGGACGTGGTGTTTGGCCAGGCCGACCGCGTGCTGGTGCTGGTGCGCGGCCGCCTGCTGGCCGAGGGTACGCCCGAGCAGATCCAGGCCGACGCCCGCGTGCAGGACGCCTACCTGGGCGCAGGCTTTGATGCCGGGGAGGCCGCATGA
- a CDS encoding ABC transporter ATP-binding protein, which produces MTENATAPLLQVQGLNAWYGAAQILFDVSLQIGRGEVVALMGRNGAGKSTTLKAIMGMVARRGGVQFLGQDIARREPHDIARMGLGYVPEERRIFTDLSVMDNLEVGHQRPRCWPDGTPAPEWTPEKLFALFPNLGEMPQRPGGRMSGGEQQMLTVARTLMGQPLLVLLDEPSEGVAPLIVQQMARTIRALKAQGVSVLLSEQNLPFAEAVADRAYLIEQGQIAHQGRMAELVGNAEIRKTYLGV; this is translated from the coding sequence ATGACAGAAAACGCAACGGCGCCACTGCTGCAGGTGCAAGGCCTCAACGCCTGGTACGGCGCGGCGCAGATCCTGTTTGATGTGTCGCTGCAGATCGGGCGCGGTGAGGTGGTGGCCCTCATGGGCCGCAACGGCGCGGGCAAGTCCACCACACTCAAGGCCATCATGGGCATGGTGGCGCGGCGCGGCGGCGTGCAATTTTTGGGGCAAGACATTGCGCGGCGCGAGCCGCACGACATCGCCCGCATGGGCCTGGGCTATGTGCCGGAAGAGCGCCGTATCTTCACCGACCTGTCTGTCATGGACAACCTGGAAGTGGGCCACCAGCGCCCCCGCTGCTGGCCCGACGGCACCCCCGCCCCCGAGTGGACGCCCGAGAAGCTGTTTGCACTCTTCCCCAACCTGGGTGAAATGCCCCAGCGCCCCGGCGGGCGCATGAGCGGGGGCGAACAGCAAATGCTTACCGTGGCCCGCACCCTCATGGGCCAGCCCCTGCTGGTGCTGCTTGATGAACCGTCTGAGGGCGTGGCCCCCCTCATCGTGCAGCAAATGGCCCGCACCATCCGCGCCCTCAAGGCGCAGGGCGTGAGCGTGCTGCTCAGCGAGCAGAACCTGCCTTTTGCCGAGGCGGTGGCCGACCGTGCCTACCTGATTGAGCAAGGCCAAATCGCCCACCAAGGCCGCATGGCCGAGCTGGTGGGCAACGCCGAGATTCGCAAAACCTACCTGGGTGTCTAA
- a CDS encoding EVE domain-containing protein yields MSQQALWPTPPAAAQAPSTSSTHRNWIAVACATHARRGCAQPQAGFMQVCHGKAAPLRRVQAGDRVAYYAPTVTMGGSDRLQAFVSIGVVQPGDAYAFDMGGGFVPFRKDVHYLPAREAPIAPLLDRFEFVDDRQRWGSKFRFGLFAISDHDMGLIAEAMGASLFALGIGLA; encoded by the coding sequence ATGAGCCAGCAAGCACTGTGGCCCACCCCGCCAGCAGCGGCGCAAGCCCCGTCAACGTCAAGCACACACCGCAACTGGATTGCGGTGGCTTGTGCCACCCATGCCCGCCGGGGCTGCGCACAGCCACAGGCGGGCTTCATGCAGGTGTGCCACGGCAAGGCGGCTCCGCTCAGGCGCGTGCAGGCGGGCGACCGCGTGGCCTACTACGCCCCCACGGTGACCATGGGTGGCAGCGACAGGCTGCAGGCCTTTGTATCGATTGGCGTGGTGCAGCCAGGTGATGCCTACGCGTTCGACATGGGTGGCGGGTTTGTGCCTTTTCGCAAAGACGTGCATTACCTGCCCGCACGCGAAGCACCAATTGCGCCGCTGCTGGACCGCTTTGAGTTTGTGGACGACCGCCAGCGCTGGGGCAGCAAGTTCCGCTTTGGACTGTTTGCCATCAGCGACCACGACATGGGTCTGATTGCCGAGGCCATGGGCGCGTCTCTGTTTGCACTGGGGATAGGCCTGGCTTAG
- a CDS encoding VOC family protein: METQELHRGRLIDHVQLVVRDLAASHAFYAAIFQALNVPMGGANKEYFWADELFVSTADSRAAQGHLTGRVHLAFQAQNRDMVHAFYEAALAHGGQDNGPPGERPYHPGYYAAFVLDPDGNNIEAVFHGEAQRSAPSVKVTF, encoded by the coding sequence ATGGAAACCCAGGAACTGCACCGCGGCAGGCTGATTGATCATGTCCAGCTGGTGGTGCGCGATCTCGCCGCCAGCCATGCCTTTTATGCCGCCATCTTCCAGGCTCTGAACGTGCCCATGGGTGGAGCCAACAAGGAGTATTTCTGGGCTGATGAGCTGTTTGTATCCACCGCTGACAGCAGGGCGGCACAGGGTCATCTCACGGGCCGGGTGCATCTGGCGTTTCAGGCACAGAACCGGGACATGGTGCATGCGTTTTACGAGGCGGCCCTGGCCCACGGCGGGCAAGACAACGGCCCTCCGGGCGAGCGCCCCTACCACCCCGGCTACTACGCAGCGTTTGTGTTGGACCCTGACGGCAACAACATTGAGGCCGTGTTCCATGGCGAGGCCCAGCGCAGCGCGCCTTCGGTCAAGGTTACGTTTTGA
- a CDS encoding VOC family protein, which yields MNNAITWFEIPTPQIDRAQAFYEAVLGQSMRREVMGPQSELAVFSYNQGTGVGGALMTGTAAAQPSGQGTVVYLDASPSLDAALERVVAQGGKIALPRQALPPGMGFFAHIHDLDGNRVGLHAMN from the coding sequence ATGAACAACGCCATCACCTGGTTTGAAATTCCCACCCCACAGATCGACCGCGCACAGGCTTTTTACGAAGCCGTGCTGGGCCAGAGCATGCGCCGCGAGGTGATGGGCCCGCAAAGCGAACTGGCGGTGTTTTCCTACAACCAGGGCACAGGCGTGGGTGGTGCACTGATGACGGGCACCGCCGCTGCACAGCCTAGCGGGCAAGGCACGGTGGTGTATCTGGATGCATCGCCCTCGCTGGACGCGGCGCTGGAGCGTGTGGTGGCGCAGGGCGGCAAGATTGCGCTGCCACGCCAGGCTTTGCCACCAGGCATGGGCTTTTTTGCGCACATCCATGACCTGGACGGCAACCGCGTGGGTCTGCACGCCATGAACTGA